In the Deferribacter desulfuricans SSM1 genome, AAACAGTTTTAATAAAGTTAATCACATTAAAAAAATTTGTTAACGTGTTTTAAAATATAAAAAATTTATACTTGTAAACATTTCCAAAATACTGTATTACTATTATTACTATAAATACTTATAGGAGTAATATAATGAAATTCAAATGTATAAAAAACGATCTCCAAGAATTGGTTCAACATGCAAACAATTTTACAACAACAAAAAATATAAATACAGTACTTCAAAACTTATTTATAGAAGCAGAAGGAAATACAATAACAATAAAATCAACCAATTTACAAACTGCTTTCACAGGTAAATTTGAAACCGAAATAATAGAATCTGGGACAACAACCGTTCCTGCAAAAAAACTCTTAGAAATTTTAAAAGAATTACCTGATGGAAACATTATAGATGCAGAATTTACAGGTTCAAAATTAGTAATTAAATCCGGTAAATCAATATTTACACTTTCCACAATATCACCCGAATATTTTCCAACAGTAAGCGAAATTGTACCAGAATACTTCATCAGGCTAAAATCGGACGTCTTTAAATCCATGCTAGAAAAAGTAAATTTTTGTATCTCAAATGATCACTCAAAAGTTGAATATACAGGGGGACACATAAAGGTATTTGGAAACAAAATAGAGTTATCTGCAGCAGATTTCCAAAAAATAGCAATTGCTGAATCAAAATTTGATGAAGAATTTTCCGACGAATTTACAATAAATGTTCCTAAAAAAACTGTAAACGAACTAATAAAGCTACTTGACTACAGCGAATATGTAGAAATAGAAACTGACAAAAAACAAGCTCTGTTCAAAATAAATAACATAACAATATACACTAAACTAATCGAAAAATATATACAAAGCCTAAGCAAACTTTTTGATATACAACCAAAAATTACAGTATCTATCCACAAAGAAAGCTTTTTAAACTCTGTAAAACGTGTTTCAACTCTTACAAGCGATATCACACATGCTGCAGTATTTTCTTTCAACACAGATAAGCTCGATATATACAGTTTGGAAACAGAATATGGCCAAGGGTACGAATCTATTGAAGGCATTACTTATGAAGGTGAACCAATCGAAATAATACTAAATACAAAACATGTAATAGAAGTAATGAACCACATAAATACAGAATATTTTACAATGAAAATGATCGGTAGAAAAAATCCAGTTCTTTTTTATCCAGATGAAGACTGGTATAAATATTTATTAACACCAATTTCAATTGAACGTCGAATTTAATGTTTTTAGATGAACTAAAAATTGTGAATGTCAGAAATATAGAACATTTAAGCATTAAATTTGACCATAAAAGAAACTATATAATAGGCGAAAATGGTTCCGGCAAAACAACTATCTTAGAATCGATAGTAACATCATTATACAGAAAAAGCTTTAGAACGAGCAAAATAGAGGAACTAAAAAGCATAAATAGCCCTTTTTTATCCATATCTAGTATTTTCATCAAAAATGGATTAAACTACACATTCACATTTAACTATTCTGATAAAAAAAAACTACATTTAATTAACAATAAAAAGATAGATAAGTTACTGAACATAATATCTCATTTTCCTTTAATTGTTCATTCACCATATTACGAAGGTTTAACAGATAAAAGCAACAGGAATAAACTCACATTTCTAGACAAAATAGTCATATTAGCGGATAAATCTTATAAAGAAAATTTATCTAAATTCAACAAACTTTTAAAACATAAAAGAAAATTAATAACTGAGAGCAATGATACAAAACTGATTAACACAATAAATGATCTATTATCCGAAATCTATGAACTTATTTATAAAAAAAGAAAGAATTTTTTAGAACAACTAAACATGAGATTAAAAGACTATGAGTCTACAAAAAAAATCTCAATAGAATTAAAAAAAAACAAAACTAAAGACGTTTTTTTAAATGAATTAGCACTAAAAAAGATACTACTGACACAATATTCACAAAAAATATACATAACTTCTGAAAACAAAAATATTGAAAATCTCTTATCTTTTGGGCAAAAAAAAGAGTTATCGATTTTTATAATATATTCTTTTCTTAAAATTATTGAAGAAATAATAAAAGATGGTATAATAATTCTTTTAGATGACTTTGAAGCTGGGTTAGATGAAAGTAAAGTAAAGAACTTTTATGAAATTTTTTCAGACAATCAATTAATATTAACCGGTGTAGATAATAAATATTTAAGCGGTATAAATACAATATGTTTAAAGGGAGTAAAATGAGCAAAAACAGTTACAATGAAGAAAGTATAAAGGTTTTAGAAGGTTTAGAAGCAGTAAGACAAAGACCTGGTATGTATATTGGCTCAGTAGACCACAGAGGTCTTCATCATCTAATATACGAAGTAGTAGATAATTCTATAGATGAAGCTTCAGCTGGTTTTTGTAAAAATATTTCAATAACCATACATATAGACAACAGCGTAACTATTGAAGATGATGGTAGAGGTATACCCGTTGGTATTCATCCTACAATGAAAAAACCAACCGTTGAAGTGGTAATGACTACTTTGCATGCAGGTGGTAAGTTTGAAAAGGGTGCTTATTATGCATCTGGTGGTTTACACGGCGTTGGTATATCTGTTGTAAATGCACTAAGCGAGTTTTTAGAGGTAACAGTAAAAAGGGATGGTGGTGTTTTTTTTCAGAGATACGAAAAAGGGAAACCTGTAACGAAGCTTGAAAAGATAGGTAAATCAAATAAAACAGGTACAAAAATAAGATTTAGGCCAGATATAGATATATTTGAAGATTTAGATTTTTCTCATGATGTATTACAAAAACGATTTAGGGAGTTAGCTTATTTAAACCCCGGTGTTAAAATAACTTTTAATGATGAAAGAATTGACAAAAAACAGGAATTTTTTGCTGAGGGTGGAA is a window encoding:
- a CDS encoding AAA family ATPase, which gives rise to MFLDELKIVNVRNIEHLSIKFDHKRNYIIGENGSGKTTILESIVTSLYRKSFRTSKIEELKSINSPFLSISSIFIKNGLNYTFTFNYSDKKKLHLINNKKIDKLLNIISHFPLIVHSPYYEGLTDKSNRNKLTFLDKIVILADKSYKENLSKFNKLLKHKRKLITESNDTKLINTINDLLSEIYELIYKKRKNFLEQLNMRLKDYESTKKISIELKKNKTKDVFLNELALKKILLTQYSQKIYITSENKNIENLLSFGQKKELSIFIIYSFLKIIEEIIKDGIIILLDDFEAGLDESKVKNFYEIFSDNQLILTGVDNKYLSGINTICLKGVK
- the dnaN gene encoding DNA polymerase III subunit beta, which codes for MKFKCIKNDLQELVQHANNFTTTKNINTVLQNLFIEAEGNTITIKSTNLQTAFTGKFETEIIESGTTTVPAKKLLEILKELPDGNIIDAEFTGSKLVIKSGKSIFTLSTISPEYFPTVSEIVPEYFIRLKSDVFKSMLEKVNFCISNDHSKVEYTGGHIKVFGNKIELSAADFQKIAIAESKFDEEFSDEFTINVPKKTVNELIKLLDYSEYVEIETDKKQALFKINNITIYTKLIEKYIQSLSKLFDIQPKITVSIHKESFLNSVKRVSTLTSDITHAAVFSFNTDKLDIYSLETEYGQGYESIEGITYEGEPIEIILNTKHVIEVMNHINTEYFTMKMIGRKNPVLFYPDEDWYKYLLTPISIERRI